The uncultured Desulfobacter sp. genomic interval GTTTTTCACTCGATTTCGGAAAAAAACGCCATAGATTGCATCCCGATCCCGCATCAGATACTTCGGTGCCGTATCCCAGGGGAAGGCCTCCACGATCTGTTGGGTTGTCCACTCGGCCGTCGGATTTGAGGTTATATTGAAATGTACGACTTTGCGGCGGCTGTGGCTGAGGATCACCAGGACGAACAGAATATTAAAGGTGACTGTTGGAACAGTGAAAAAGTCAATCGAACACTTGTTAATATGATTTTTCAAGAAAGTCCGCCAGGTTTGAGAGGGCTTTGAATTCGGCGGATGTCGGGGCATCAGGTTCGATACGGTTCGTTCGGAAACCTCGAACCCCAGGCTGAGCAATTCCCCATGAATCCTGGGCGCACCCCAGTTTGGATTGGCTGCAGCCATCCTCCTGACCAGATCACGGATTTCACGACTGACTTGAGGCCTTCCCGGGCCTTTGGATTTGAATTTCCAGAAAAGTTTGAAACCCTTGCGATGCCAGTAGACAACAGTATCCGGCTTTACAATGATGAGAGATTTACGCCAAGGAGTCCAAATTCGGGAAAGCAAAACCCAGAAGAGCCGATCCACCATTCGAATTTTCGGCCGCTTGTTCGTCCTTTTC includes:
- a CDS encoding integrase core domain-containing protein codes for the protein MMKMLGNFVLFIWLKFKVTSNLAAENLALRHQLAVMKRTNKRPKIRMVDRLFWVLLSRIWTPWRKSLIIVKPDTVVYWHRKGFKLFWKFKSKGPGRPQVSREIRDLVRRMAAANPNWGAPRIHGELLSLGFEVSERTVSNLMPRHPPNSKPSQTWRTFLKNHINKCSIDFFTVPTVTFNILFVLVILSHSRRKVVHFNITSNPTAEWTTQQIVEAFPWDTAPKYLMRDRDAIYGVFFRNRVKNMGIKEVVSVPQSPWQNPFVERVIGSIRRECANNVIVLNQGHLKNILCAYFQYYHNDRTHLSLGKNTPNGRPIQPRSVGKCKIIDLPRIGGLHHRYEWKKSA